ATTCCCACCTAAATAGATGTATGTCATCGTTAGAGTCTCACTTTCGTAAATTCTCAATGCTAATCAGATCAATACCAAAAGATGTATTCCAATTGAGATTCTGAATTTAAGATGTATAACTGTATTATGATTAGATTTCATTTATAATATTGAATTGCCAATGCAGCAAAAATTATTTGGAATTGATTTACAGTTGCAATTTTCCTTCTAGTAAATAAGCAAACAAAACTGTCACATGTAAGATCTCATCCGAGGCCTTGATAGAGATTGCCCTCCGTCGACAAAAATAGTTGTCCCTGTCATGAATCGTGATCCGTCACTTATCAAGTAAATAACAGTGGATGCTATATCACTTTTAGCATCGAGCCATCTTTGGAGTGGTGCTGCCTCCTTGATCAACTTCTCGGCTCTTTCTGTCCCTACCGACACTGGATATTCATCTTGTAGGCGCAATCCGCGTGCAATTGCGTTCACTCTGATCTTGTATTTCCCAATTTCCAAAGCCGAATGCTAATAAAAATAATCAGAGATTGAACTTTTTTAGaattataagttaaaaaatgtGGTGGTAGAATTATACAAGTGAAGATATCTAGCTACTTACTCTAACTAACTGTTGAACTGCAGCTAAACATGAACCATATGCAGCTGCGCCTGGATAAATTCCTCGTTCGGAACCAATTAGTGAGGTTACGAATATTATTGAACCTCCTGTGTTATGATCTCGCATTCGTTTTCCGACAGCTTTTAACAGATACCATGGAGCcataaagtttatttttactGTCTTTTTGAATTCTTCTTCTGCTAATTGCAAATGTTCTTGCATTTTTCCTGTTTCCCACAGAGTTTCAAAGCTAAGTTCATTGCAAGCACCACTGTTTCTATACAAGTTTCTTAAGTTTATTTCTAATATCTATTTTCCAAAATTCAAAGGCGAACAGAAATacgaaaaaataaaacataattcaaAAACAAAGCAAGAAATCAATTCAAATCTATACATCTTATTCCTCGATACATGGACTTTGAAAGGATTATGCAAATAATTTTGACATTTCGAGATTTATGTGTCTGATAATGATAGCAGAAACAATAGTACAAAAGTTAGAACTAGGTCCGGGTAGGAGAATGCCAAATTACCAATCAACGTCAAAGGTCGAGCTATTAGGTGAGACTGAAGCTATACTTTTATTATTTCTAATACGCTCCCACATGGAAACCATTATTTATTGCACAAAAGGGAATGAACAAAGATCAAGATCACAATTAATTAAGATAATAATCTGAACATGGTTGGAAAAGTTGTTAAGCTTTCCTCAACTTTTCCTTTCATATTCTTTGTTTCTAATTTCTACAAGTATGGAAATTGCCCTTCAATTTTCCATTTGACCCCTTTTTTCCATTCTGTCCTACATCTATTGACTTAGAAATAAGAAAGTAATCAAATCAACCCTCCTTTTCCCTATAGTTTAATTAATCACTTGACCTCAAAATTTTAATCAAGTCAAATAGTGTATCACCTACTAACTTCCAAAATCT
This window of the Mercurialis annua linkage group LG5, ddMerAnnu1.2, whole genome shotgun sequence genome carries:
- the LOC126680226 gene encoding uncharacterized protein LOC126680226; this encodes MENQLKKVLLTSNGDEVSLNIALHLAKRGCRLVLMGNENSLRGIAEKITGSINGGFPVKVVGLDMEEEKEEAFDEAVEKASRILEKFDAFVHCYSYEGKMQEHLQLAEEEFKKTVKINFMAPWYLLKAVGKRMRDHNTGGSIIFVTSLIGSERGIYPGAAAYGSCLAAVQQLVRHSALEIGKYKIRVNAIARGLRLQDEYPVSVGTERAEKLIKEAAPLQRWLDAKSDIASTVIYLISDGSRFMTGTTIFVDGGQSLSRPRMRSYM